Proteins found in one Enterococcus sp. 9D6_DIV0238 genomic segment:
- a CDS encoding pectate lyase-like adhesive domain-containing protein translates to MKKGVRKKKRIYGIGSIIFLMLISFLVYQGYWFIRDFGKNKYHLKVEKYIQPELKEQIGVLLEVEIKEPKKETIVLKSKQDQVISPESLEGLDIEGLKILSGENAASDGVKIEIEKSDKTRTFKLPIPIAQDSQDTIEIYREGRKIKSTKINYSLPKEKQKKSRNTALASRDNLYATTGAVAKTNTNYDMFHLPLMTQLQNFNPSKKKIVYNYQELIDALKDSSIDDIEFGANISGTAELPKINRSLRIDGKNFTFSSTATSNANRTFRLERTKTPRTFAFVNMKVDIRNSSGLIQSDNLLSNDNEWVVLIENVSNTYRGEIGSFINIPRASLVMKGIVNWVSGTRTDDVINATEILITDGAKVDLTGERTTIRLYPQNNSINTTFVAEKGSVLNIHSRKRQAIYANVEGSRNRVYFEARDQETVVNATSNGNETGAIGATISLCGASNNSSATTKSLTQVTAGAKINVHSLGLTNNKQRAQPAMINQVTDSNFHVDGEGSELNLISEGEGNNIGAVLRFRLVGGQTFLIKNKGKVTIDKRYGEASGVRLYGQNNQFLVQAGGNLSINNQADKSSGGRPTNGGDLAGKQGVQFPVDGSGRTSVFAMEGKGSEVYIKADLGPALWTQYGNLRFLIGKETIFRAEGTTNSQTSGIVQSAGTASFEIDQPRFYDLRNNRSNGGQVFSSGTNSGTFEANKSYLSVWEIKNNVDLDKDPDAYWAPISYKLTGSHFERIVSTDYPNEFNTSTYKGANRYSRMSGNGSAPTVDELRVPTNADKTIYGHVSVKVGYGDEMRDAWEDEVWVTVQVKRDGKILSEEVLSTKGINNDLPGVKQWDEDEARGGIFVLDRDDFLRTGDTVEVIGAHRGRKNEVGEASEEKETILVKPVTTVDVTPPQKLTVTKDPLAESSSKITNATKQIKGTIELYDEREEKIMDEIYLYPKINDQFAKESITKITSEGKQKGDSIVDWTINLPGYLPAGSQIELYAKDRSDIGELQDKDNLLTHTKEPNDLWGNVMPTARGYESYKGYHDAVKTSKKDERFKPATLLTVEDIIPEGLVIFPDSVKSSTKVKDSVTNQEIDITRVGSRLTYTGKIRSEDNLSNSRKVVQNVFAQIVIPEDLAEEELNFTFKKKKISDSEDKAVEVSATYDPVTRMLTTETDKVNLSIEDEILFSFSSIVTRIPEGSPSFSLSVKAQGRSPEEIPFVPGDFIPENQRVLAAEVVMVSPMPENTKPTDPDPIIEDGNAYVRLSVVNKRLTAYYRNVNKIIIKIDGDKYKTYTPQLATAEKSILLDIPIDQHRRNITAEYYYPDPNNAGNVVKKIASWNKDKWNDAVNDALDKKTDQ, encoded by the coding sequence ATGAAAAAAGGAGTAAGAAAAAAGAAACGAATATACGGTATTGGAAGTATCATTTTTCTGATGCTTATTTCTTTTTTAGTGTATCAGGGCTATTGGTTTATTCGAGATTTTGGGAAAAATAAATATCATTTAAAGGTTGAAAAATATATCCAGCCGGAACTAAAAGAGCAAATCGGAGTGCTGCTGGAAGTAGAGATAAAAGAGCCAAAGAAAGAAACGATAGTGCTCAAATCAAAACAGGATCAAGTGATTTCACCAGAATCACTGGAAGGGCTGGATATCGAGGGGCTAAAGATACTCTCAGGAGAAAACGCCGCATCTGATGGTGTAAAGATTGAAATTGAGAAGTCTGATAAAACAAGAACCTTTAAACTGCCGATCCCAATTGCTCAAGATAGCCAAGATACCATTGAAATTTATCGAGAAGGTCGCAAAATAAAATCGACGAAAATCAACTATTCTTTGCCAAAAGAAAAGCAAAAAAAGAGCCGAAATACAGCGTTAGCATCTAGAGATAACCTTTATGCAACAACCGGCGCTGTTGCAAAAACGAATACCAACTATGATATGTTTCACTTGCCGTTAATGACACAGCTTCAAAATTTCAATCCAAGTAAAAAAAAGATCGTCTATAATTATCAAGAGTTGATCGATGCGCTAAAGGACTCTTCGATCGATGATATTGAATTTGGCGCAAATATATCCGGTACTGCTGAACTGCCTAAAATCAATCGGTCATTACGAATCGATGGTAAAAACTTTACGTTTTCTTCTACAGCGACTTCCAATGCTAACAGAACCTTTCGATTGGAACGAACAAAAACACCGCGAACATTTGCTTTCGTGAACATGAAAGTTGACATTCGAAATTCAAGCGGACTGATCCAAAGTGATAACTTACTTTCTAATGATAATGAATGGGTAGTGTTGATTGAAAATGTCTCGAATACTTATCGGGGAGAAATTGGTTCTTTTATCAATATTCCGCGAGCTTCTTTGGTCATGAAAGGTATAGTAAATTGGGTGTCAGGAACAAGAACGGATGATGTGATCAATGCTACAGAGATCTTGATCACAGATGGTGCGAAGGTTGATCTCACAGGTGAACGAACGACGATTCGCCTCTATCCTCAAAATAATAGTATCAACACAACATTTGTCGCTGAAAAAGGGTCAGTTTTAAATATCCACAGCAGAAAGCGTCAGGCGATTTATGCGAATGTAGAAGGTAGTCGTAATCGAGTCTATTTTGAAGCACGAGATCAAGAAACTGTCGTCAATGCAACCTCTAATGGGAATGAAACGGGAGCGATCGGTGCAACGATTTCCTTGTGTGGTGCCTCTAATAATAGCTCTGCTACTACAAAATCACTTACACAAGTAACCGCTGGTGCAAAGATCAATGTTCATAGCTTAGGGCTGACTAACAATAAACAAAGAGCGCAGCCGGCGATGATCAATCAAGTCACAGATAGTAATTTTCATGTAGATGGAGAAGGTTCGGAATTAAATTTGATCTCAGAAGGAGAAGGGAACAACATTGGTGCTGTTCTACGTTTTCGTCTGGTCGGCGGCCAAACGTTTCTAATCAAGAATAAAGGGAAGGTAACGATCGATAAAAGATACGGTGAAGCTTCAGGTGTTCGATTATATGGACAGAATAATCAATTTTTAGTGCAAGCTGGAGGGAATTTGTCGATCAATAATCAAGCAGATAAATCTAGCGGCGGACGTCCGACAAATGGCGGTGATCTAGCAGGGAAACAAGGCGTGCAATTTCCTGTAGATGGAAGTGGAAGAACCTCAGTTTTTGCGATGGAAGGAAAAGGCAGTGAGGTCTATATCAAAGCAGATTTAGGTCCAGCACTATGGACACAATATGGAAATTTACGTTTTTTGATTGGAAAGGAAACGATCTTTAGAGCAGAAGGTACTACGAATAGTCAAACGAGCGGAATCGTTCAATCAGCAGGCACAGCCAGCTTTGAGATCGATCAGCCACGTTTTTATGATTTAAGAAACAATCGGTCAAATGGAGGACAAGTATTTTCCAGCGGCACAAATTCAGGAACTTTTGAAGCAAACAAATCCTATCTTTCAGTGTGGGAAATCAAAAATAATGTTGATTTAGATAAAGACCCAGATGCCTATTGGGCGCCGATCTCCTATAAATTGACCGGCTCACATTTTGAAAGAATCGTGAGTACGGATTATCCTAATGAGTTTAATACATCAACTTATAAAGGAGCGAATCGCTATAGTCGGATGAGCGGGAACGGCTCAGCTCCGACAGTGGATGAACTTAGAGTTCCGACGAATGCAGATAAAACAATCTATGGTCATGTGAGTGTCAAAGTAGGCTATGGGGATGAGATGCGTGATGCTTGGGAAGATGAAGTTTGGGTCACGGTGCAGGTGAAAAGGGACGGAAAGATCCTCTCAGAAGAAGTTTTGTCTACGAAAGGAATCAATAATGATTTGCCAGGTGTCAAGCAATGGGACGAAGACGAAGCTAGAGGCGGTATTTTTGTGTTGGACCGCGATGATTTTTTACGTACAGGAGATACCGTTGAAGTGATCGGTGCCCATCGTGGGAGAAAAAATGAGGTCGGTGAAGCCAGTGAAGAAAAAGAGACGATTTTGGTTAAACCGGTCACAACAGTCGATGTAACTCCACCTCAAAAATTAACAGTTACAAAAGATCCATTAGCAGAAAGTTCGAGCAAAATCACGAACGCAACGAAACAAATCAAAGGCACGATCGAGCTGTATGACGAGCGGGAAGAAAAAATAATGGATGAAATTTATCTTTATCCTAAAATCAATGATCAGTTTGCAAAAGAAAGTATCACAAAAATCACCAGTGAAGGGAAACAAAAAGGTGATTCGATCGTTGACTGGACGATAAATTTACCGGGCTATTTACCAGCTGGAAGCCAAATTGAACTATATGCAAAAGACCGCAGTGACATTGGTGAGCTGCAAGACAAAGACAACCTTTTGACTCATACTAAAGAGCCAAATGATTTGTGGGGGAATGTGATGCCGACAGCACGTGGATATGAAAGCTACAAAGGGTATCATGATGCAGTGAAAACCAGTAAGAAGGACGAGCGCTTTAAGCCGGCGACACTTTTGACTGTGGAAGATATTATTCCGGAAGGTTTGGTTATTTTTCCTGATTCCGTAAAATCAAGCACGAAAGTGAAAGATTCTGTAACCAATCAAGAGATCGATATTACTAGAGTTGGCAGTCGTTTGACTTATACGGGGAAAATTAGAAGTGAAGACAATCTGTCAAATTCTAGAAAGGTTGTTCAGAACGTTTTTGCCCAAATAGTGATACCAGAAGATCTAGCTGAGGAGGAACTAAATTTTACCTTCAAGAAAAAGAAAATCTCAGATTCAGAAGATAAAGCAGTAGAAGTCAGTGCAACGTATGATCCGGTAACTAGAATGCTCACGACGGAGACGGATAAAGTCAATCTATCGATAGAAGACGAAATTCTTTTTTCATTTAGCAGCATCGTGACGAGGATTCCAGAAGGTTCTCCATCCTTTAGCTTATCGGTCAAAGCACAAGGTCGCTCTCCAGAGGAAATTCCTTTTGTGCCGGGAGACTTTATTCCTGAAAATCAGCGTGTATTAGCTGCAGAAGTGGTAATGGTCAGTCCGATGCCGGAAAACACGAAGCCGACAGATCCTGATCCTATTATCGAAGACGGTAATGCCTATGTTCGACTTTCAGTGGTGAACAAACGACTGACAGCCTATTACCGCAATGTCAATAAGATCATCATCAAAATAGATGGGGACAAGTATAAAACATATACCCCACAACTAGCGACTGCAGAAAAATCTATTTTATTGGATATTCCGATCGATCAGCACCGTAGAAATATCACAGCAGAATATTATTACCCTGATCCAAATAATGCAGGGAATGTTGTTAAAAAAATTGCCAGCTGGAATAAAGATAAGTGGAATGATGCAGTAAATGATGCGTTGGATAAGAAAACGGACCAATAA
- the pilM gene encoding type IV pilus biogenesis protein PilM has protein sequence MEGKIILKKGLKTIVGLDIKKNVIRFVILKSTNPVVIHKKGELVLKASIFKNGKFANKHLLYEGLKQLFKEHHIKNPHVIFSAFNHELLIRSIPDNGMRNEKEVKQFLFLELGESISVPFEQPIFDLLIFEKQNARQKKQVKKKAAKKNTKTVKRDRMVVDGEIYFVATSEKTLTEVGDEIQRAGGIPSAVDLNSVAYTRAINRNIKWTDVLLLIEVDCGVATFTIFENHIPIYSQYEEYNSANWKYIANDDDTYQAEFNKQKEIEELGELADITKNILYYYTSTLSNGKKLDKIYLVGENPLLFKNVLSSIEKRVEIPVIAVNTEKRFSIPSPYLLAAGLAMKGV, from the coding sequence ATGGAGGGAAAGATCATTTTAAAAAAAGGGTTAAAAACGATTGTCGGCTTAGATATTAAAAAAAATGTGATCCGTTTTGTAATATTAAAAAGTACAAATCCAGTTGTGATCCATAAAAAAGGAGAGCTGGTTTTAAAAGCTAGTATCTTCAAAAATGGAAAATTTGCGAATAAACACTTGTTATATGAAGGGTTGAAACAGCTATTTAAAGAGCATCATATCAAAAATCCTCATGTGATATTTTCAGCGTTCAATCATGAGCTATTGATTCGTAGTATTCCTGACAATGGGATGCGTAATGAAAAAGAGGTCAAACAATTTTTGTTCCTGGAACTAGGTGAATCAATTTCTGTCCCCTTTGAACAGCCGATCTTTGATCTATTGATATTTGAAAAGCAAAATGCTAGACAAAAAAAGCAAGTGAAAAAGAAGGCTGCTAAAAAGAACACCAAGACGGTAAAACGTGATCGAATGGTCGTTGATGGTGAAATTTATTTTGTTGCAACATCAGAGAAAACATTGACTGAAGTCGGTGACGAGATCCAGCGTGCCGGTGGTATTCCAAGTGCTGTAGATCTAAATTCCGTTGCTTATACTAGAGCAATCAATCGAAATATCAAGTGGACAGATGTTTTACTTTTGATCGAGGTAGATTGTGGTGTGGCAACATTTACTATTTTTGAAAACCATATTCCGATTTATAGTCAATATGAAGAGTACAATAGTGCAAACTGGAAGTATATTGCAAATGACGATGACACTTACCAAGCTGAGTTTAATAAGCAGAAAGAAATCGAGGAACTTGGGGAGTTGGCAGACATCACAAAAAATATTTTGTACTACTACACAAGTACGCTATCCAACGGTAAAAAATTAGACAAAATTTACCTAGTAGGAGAAAATCCGCTTTTATTTAAAAATGTACTTTCTTCTATCGAAAAGAGGGTGGAAATTCCTGTGATCGCAGTCAACACAGAAAAAAGATTTAGCATTCCTTCACCTTATTTATTAGCTGCTGGACTTGCGATGAAAGGAGTTTAA
- a CDS encoding prepilin peptidase, with protein MNITPSTYDYLFFYIFIFILGSCLGSFFLLIGQRLPRGEDIIKKRSHCENCDHSLTFLELIPIFSYVFLRGKCRHCHQKIGAVYLGFELLSGTLFSLSAFLLRTTNETLVAWTLLSLLLIITVTDITAQKIPNKVLLPFFILAIIERVFLQQLNPWWFPIAGFVAGFGCLYLLALLSKGGMAGGDIKLFAVLGIFIGPIYVMITLVLASVFALIYAIGEMIVRKKLRRHIPFGPFIALGTWVVYSYATGQLQYLWSILFG; from the coding sequence ATGAACATTACACCATCCACATACGATTACCTATTCTTTTACATATTCATCTTCATTCTAGGGTCTTGTTTGGGATCTTTTTTTCTACTGATCGGTCAACGGCTTCCGCGAGGAGAAGATATCATCAAAAAACGTTCACACTGTGAGAATTGCGATCATTCGTTGACTTTTTTAGAATTGATCCCCATCTTTTCTTATGTTTTTTTACGAGGGAAATGCCGCCATTGCCATCAGAAAATCGGTGCTGTCTATCTTGGGTTTGAGTTGCTTTCAGGAACCCTATTTTCTCTATCTGCCTTTTTATTGCGGACGACGAATGAGACATTAGTTGCGTGGACCTTACTATCATTATTGCTGATCATTACTGTTACAGATATCACAGCTCAGAAAATACCAAACAAAGTGTTGTTGCCCTTTTTTATTCTTGCCATTATTGAACGAGTATTTCTGCAGCAATTGAATCCTTGGTGGTTTCCGATTGCTGGCTTTGTTGCTGGTTTTGGCTGTTTATATCTGCTTGCTCTTTTAAGTAAAGGCGGGATGGCTGGCGGAGACATTAAATTGTTCGCTGTTCTAGGGATATTCATTGGTCCGATCTATGTCATGATCACTTTGGTTTTAGCGAGTGTATTCGCGTTGATCTACGCAATCGGTGAGATGATCGTTCGAAAAAAATTAAGAAGACATATCCCGTTTGGTCCGTTTATCGCTTTAGGAACGTGGGTTGTCTACTCCTATGCAACGGGACAGCTTCAATATCTCTGGTCAATACTTTTCGGTTAG